A window of Candidatus Nitrospira allomarina genomic DNA:
AGCCAGCTCCTCCTACTACCGGCAGATGGACTAAACAGCGAAAACAAAATTCCCGGTCTTTTCAAAAACCAGTAGCTGAACTCGTCGGATAATTTTTCCCCACCCAAAGTTCATCAGTTGACCCACGGAATTTCCGTGGGTCATCTCTTTTTCTTCCTCAGGTTTCTCCCAAAGCACCATAGGCCAAGTTTTCAGCCATCCTCACACAGCTCCTCAAACGAGTTATTGCCCACTTTCTCCCCCCTGACGACATGATGAGGTCGCTCGAAACCCCTATGCGCATATTTTCCCATAAGAAAGAGAACCAGAAACCTCCAACTCAATCGGGAGAACCCGCATTGTGCGAACGCAGATTGGGTATTCACCTATCGCCCTATTTTGCACTAACTACCGGTGACTTCCTCTTTCCTAACGCACTATCTCCCTTTTTCTCAACCTACAGCCTTTTGTCAACCACACAGCATTTAACCTGGACAACTTGTCCTGGTTGGAAAGCACATCAACCAACAACCGGAAACATCCTTGCGCACCATTTACCAATTTCACCCAGATGTAAGTTTACTAACTTGGCTCGCCAATTGACTTTTTCAATCAAAGGAACCTGCTTTGTCATCGCACTTGACCATACTGGCAGCATATGAAATCCATAAAGCATTCGTACATTTTTTGCACAATTGTATTCCGAAACACTTGGCTAGGTTGGGTTACGTTCCGTTATCACATTTCCATGCTCTTATACATACAGACCGGACCTTTCCGTAAACCAGCGACTTTTCTGGCATCTCTTCTCCAATCAAGAAAGGCCCTGACCTTTCCTCCTGCCGATCCTTGGGTTGGCGCTGAAACCACACCCGGTAATTCCCACCAAATCGAGAAATGGCGAAACCTGGGCCGCCTCCTTCAAAGCCTTCGCCCCCCCTACCAAACCACGTATATTGTCTTCCTGGCCACATTGACTTTTTTGGGCTGGGCGATATTTGAACTGAACACTTCCTGGCTGCAATCCCATCTATTTCATGCAATCTCCGCTCAACTAACATCCCAAGTAAAACCGGGGCCCTCCCCACTCACAGTGTTTCCATCTGCAGGCCCATTGGACGAACGGCGCGGGTATATCCGACTCCCCAATATGCTCTCCAAGCTCCAAAAGAAAGGATTCGTCATTCAGGCGCAAGCCCATCCATCGACTGAACTCACAACCATCTCCAATATGGGTATCCCTCCCATCTACCGGGTAAAGGCCCAGGGCGGGTTACACATTGTGGATAGTCATGGTCAGGACCTGTTTCACCATGAAGACCCGAAGCGAGTATTTCCTAATTTTGAAGCAATTCCCCCCTTGTTGGTTCAAACTCTCCTTTTCATTGAAAATCGAGAATTACTTGATCCCTGCTGTCCCTATGCCAATCCGGCCGTGGAATGGGACCGGTTAGGGCAAGCATTCCTCACGCAAGGCATCCAATTGGTGAAAAACGACCAGAACGTTCCCGGGGGGAGCACTTTGGCCACGCAATTGGAGAAATTCCGGCATTCTCCCGGAGGACAAACCTCCTCCCTGCTGGAAAAAGCCAAACAGGTAACGGCCGCCAGTCTCCGTATTTATCACGACGACGTACGCACGCAAGAGGCTCAAAAACATTTGGTTCTGGATTATATGAATTCATTCCCGCTCGGCGCGTATCCTGGTGCCGGGGAGGTCCATGGCTTCGGTGATGGACTTTCGGCTTGGTTTCACATGGACCTCAACCGGTTTGGTCAGATTCTGGCTGGTGCTGACCCGGCATCTTTGGAAAAGATGGCCTTGGCTGCAGCCACCTACAAAAAAGGAGTCAGTCTCCTCCTGGCTCTCAGGCGACCCTCCTTTTACCTTACACAAATTGATGCCCTGAACGAGAAAACCAATACCTACCTTCGCCTCCTGACAAGCGCCGGTATTATTTCCCCTGCTATGCGAGACCTCGCCCTTATTTATCCCTTGGTCTTTGCGCCAGCATCATCAACGAATTCAAGCAACACCTCCTTTCAAGATCAAAAAGCACCAAATTTCATACGCGCCCATTTGCAAAATTTATTAGGGCTTCCAAGTCTGTATGCCTTGGACCATCTGGACGCCACCGTGGAAACCACCCTGGACCGCGATCTCCAATTTCGAGCAACCACCCTCCTACAACAACTGGCAGATCCGGCCTTTGTGAAAGGCTCCCAACTGACTCAACCTCATCTGCTTGCTCAAGGAAATCCGGCGGATATCATTTATAGCCTGACTCTGTATGAGCGAACCCCCCACGGCAATCTCCTTCGAGTTCAAACCGACACCCTCAATCAACCATTGGATATGAATCAGGGCTCAAAAATGGATCTGGGCTCAACGGCCAAACTTCGTACATTGGTCACATATCTGGAAGCCATTGAACGCCTCCATCACGCGTATGCAGGGCTGTCCCCTCAAAAACTCTTGGAGGTCAACCAGCAATCCCTGGACCCACTGAGCCGATGGGCAATAACCTATCTGCAGACTTCTTCAGATCAATCCCTCTCTGGAATATTAAAGGCCGCCCTCAATCGACAGTATTCAGCAAGTCCAACCGAACGGTTTTGGACTGGGGGCGGGCTTCACACCTTTGCCAATTTCAACAGAGCCGATAACGGGAAAGTGTTTACTGTCCGGGAAGCTTTTCATCACTCAGTGAATTTAGTCTTTATCCGCTTAATGCGGGATCTCGTCCAGTATCACACTCTCGCCATACCCGGATCGACCGCGATGGTCCTCAAAGACCCTCTCAATCCCATACGCCGGCAATATTTACAAAAATTCGCCCAACAGGAAGGTCGAATCTTTCTCTATCGTTTCTACGACAAATACAAAGGACTTCCGCCGGAAGAAGCCTGGCAGCTGGTCCTTTCCCAGACTCGGCTCACACCGCTCCGACTGGCTGTCCTACTGCGCTCAATCGAACCTGAGAAGGATGTCCGGACCTTCACCGCATCTCTGCAAAAGACATTTCCCACCATCAAGCTCTCCCCCGAGCAAGCCGACCGGCTTTTTACACAGACTGATCCCCGCGTGCTCAGCCTTGCTGATCGAGGCTATGTGGCCCGCATCCATCCCCTGGAATTGTGGACGGTTGCATTCCTCCGAAAACACCCCAATTCCGGCAAATCCGAACTCACCAACGCCAGTGAGCAGGAGTTGTTGGAGGTATACGCCTGGTTATTTAAGACTCATCGTAAAGCCGCACAGGATAGTCGGATTCGACTTATTCTGGAACAAGAGGCATTCATGGAAATCCACAAAGCCTGGAAACGGGTCGGATATCCCTTTGCAACTTTAGTCCCGTCATTAGCGACCGCTATTGGCAGCTCCGCCGACCGCCCGGCGGCGTTGACCGCACTCATGGGTATTCTGGTCAACGAGGGAAGAAAAATCCCCACGGTGACAATTCGACAATTGCACTTTGCGGAAGGAACCCCGTTTGAAACACTTGTCGCACCTCAAGAACCAGATCAGGAACAAGTTTTGAACCCGCTGGTCGCTCAAATTCTCCGTCAGGAACTTATCGAAGTGGTGGAACATGGAACAGCGATCGGTGCGAAAGGCGCCTTGCCGCCCTCAGAGGGTATGACCATCTCGATCGGTGGGAAAACCGGAACCGGAGATCATCGTCAAAAAGTGTATGAGCGAGGCTATCGATTAATTGAATCCCGCCCCATCGCCCGAACAGCCACATTTGTGTTTCTCATTGACAACCGCTTCTTTGGAACCATTACCGCCCAGGTATCAGGTCCGCAATCTGGTGACTTCAGCTTCACAAGCAGTTTACCCGTCCGCATCTTTCGTTTATTTGCACCGCATCTCCACGCGTATGTCAGGCCATACTCCTTAGAAGCCAAAGTCCGCCAATCCTTTCAACCACAAAGTTGATCATTCTGGCCGTCACTTGTTTTCAGGCTGAACTTCATACCTGCCCAAACCTCTCTTTTCATTACTCCTTTGAAACTTTTCACGAGATCTGCGTTTGACCAGGACTTGCTCTGAATGTGAGTCCGACGGGCCGCTTCTTCGCTACGTTGGACCTCTCCCTCAACCAACATCAAACCGATCACAAAGCTTTTGTGCGCCCTGGAAATTATTTGGTGCTTCGTTTACTGCCTTCTTTAAAGAAATTCACGGACAAAGTTTCTTTTCTCAGACATGATGTCCATGGGTTCTCACACATGATTCAGCCTTTTTCCTGATTTTGTATGCAAAAATAGGTCTTTTAGCTGTTCATACTTACTCATCCCCATCTTTTGTGATCACATTTCTTTGGCATCTTCTTTGCTCATTAGATCATTACTTGAGGAAAAAGCCGCTCAGGAAACAGGAGGGGAACAAAAGAAGGCACGCCTCTCGTATCTGAATGTCTTACCCAAACATTCCGCGTCTACACCAACGCTGTACTTTCCAGACAAGTCAGTGGAATTCATTAACGAGGGTAGGGAATTCGCCTCTTTCACCAATCGTGGGCCAGGCTCGTACAACCAAAACCAACGGGGAGAGAATCTTTTCTCTCAATCAAAAAGGAGGAAACTGACAAACATGGAAAACGTGATTCAATCATTAAAAACGGGCACTCTCGTATTGCTATTCGGCACCATGCTTATGGCCTGCGCCGAAAAACCCATTCAAGGGACTGACTCGGCCTTGCAAGCCCTTCAGACTGCCAAGCAAGCCGGTGCGGAGAAATATGCCCCTGAATCCTTACGCGTTGCGGAGGACGAATATCAAAAAGCCCAGGAAGAAATAGCAGCGCAAGACGATACATTTGTAATGACGCGCAACTATGATGGCGCAAATGCCCTCTTAGTGAAGGTTGTAGCGGATGCCGAAAAAGCCAAAACCGAAGCCATCGCCAACAGGCAATTGTTTAAAACCGAAGCGGAAGGAGCCGTGGTGTTAGCCAAAACCTCTTTAGAGGAAGCCAAAAATCTGTTGGCCCAAGCACCTACAGGCAAGGGAACCCAGGCCGATCTGCAAGCCTTACGTGGCGACCTACAAGCCGCAGAAACCACATTTGCTGAAATTGAGGCCATTATGGCCATGGAAGACTATATTGGAGTCAAGGCTAAAGCCGAATCAGTTCAAGCTTTGGCAGCTCGCGTGAATGAACAGGTCGCGCAGGCCATTCAGAAGACAGGAAAACACAAGAAGGCTTAACACATGCGAGGGTGGGGCTCTGGCCGACATCCAGCCAAACGCCCAGCAGTTTGGCTGGCGGCTGGCGCTCTCATCATGCTTTCATTCCTGATTGTTGCCTGGTGGAAGGCAGATCGCCTTCCCGAAATCTTCCCACCTCAACTTGAATCGCTCGATCGCCAGGCGTGGAGCCACGGCGCGGAAGCCTATTTCCCGGAACGATATCGCGCATTTCACCAGGACATCATCGATCTTCGAACGCAATGGCGGAGAGAACAAACTCGTTGGTGGCCAACCACCGACATCTATACACTTCAAACAACCTACCAAAATCTGCTGCAAGAGGGCTCGACCCTTCTTAAGACCTCCACACAGCAAAAATTCACCCGACACCAGCAACTGACAACTGCCCTGGAGTCGGAACGTCGCCAAGTCGCCCGTCTACGTGCATTAACCGGTATATTTGATGTTCGACGAAATCTACGGACCCTATCGGTAACGGAGGGGTTACTCAATCAGGCAGCCTCTCGACTCGCCCAAGACAGCGACAAGCAAGCTCATATTCTCCTCAGACAGGCAAGAGAATCTCTTGTACCCGCCGAGGCTCATGCCATTTCCCAAATGAAACGGTATGGGGCCGTCTCACAACTTGCCACGTGGACCCATTGGGTCACCAACACCCTGGATTGGTCTTCAAGGACAGGAGGCACAGCTATCGTGGTCATTAAAACCTCCCGCCACCTTGTAGTCTATCGGAATGGAAAACCGTTGCGCCGGTTTTCTATTGATCTCGGCTTTTCAGGACTTCAGGACAAGTTGCAGGAAGGGGATGGCGCGACACCGGAGGGACAGTTTCGAATCCTGCAAAAAAAAGGACCGGGATCCACCAAATTCCATAAGGCCCTCTTACTTAATTATCCAACCAATGCCCATCGTCAACGCTTCCAGAAAGCCAAGAACAAGGGAGGCTTAGCGGCACACCGCGGCATCGGAGGCCTCATTGAAATTCATGGCCAACAACCTGATGGCAACAGCACAACGAATGGCTGCGTCGCCCTCCATAATGCAGATATGGATGCCGTCTTTCATCTTGCTGCAGAAGGAACTCCGGTGACAATCGTCGGAGCTCTACAACCGGACAATTGGGTGGTAAAAGCGCTTGGCGACATCACCAACCATGCCCGCCAACGAATCGCTCTTTCTAGAGATTCGCTTGCCGTCCAACACCGATACGATCATTCGAAGGAAACGTTTTAAGGTGGTGCATTCGACGGGGGACCGTCGGGTGAACGCTGCATCCGCCTCATCAACATTTGCGGTTCTACCAGTTCCACATCAATTAGATCACGCAACTTTGCAATACCATTAAGCGCCGTGGCAATATTTCCATCCTGGCTCCGAAGCCATGCGGCATGAGGTGCATAGGAAAGTGATTCACGAATGGAGAAGCCGCACGCTTCTATGTCTTTTTGCCGACCCTCGACGGAAACCTTTAACCGGAAACGAATAAACACATTGCCGGTCGGCACTCCTTGCGGACCATTAGGTTCAAGACGATAGACCGGTGTCACTATCAGGTCGGAAGGTAGCCCCGACAAGGCCGGGACCTCACCTCGGCACACGTTGATGACCGGATCATCAAAAGCGTACAACACTGAAGTGGCCAAAGCCGAGGGCACCGGCCCATGGACCGCAAAGCAGTCAGATTCACGAACATAGACACGTGACAAGGCTTGGGCTTCTACCTTTATCCTTAGAGGAAAGTGAGAAAACGGATCGTTCACAGCCATGAGCCATTCTACGAAGGAATACGAAGCAAGTCCACGCATCATTATGTAGTCAAACCGAAGGAGAACACCCATGCTGTCATATCGTTATGGAGGACAAAACGGGAAAGCGTTCAAACTGAAAACCGATGAAGAGCTCGTGGTGGTGCGAACGCAGAGTCGTCGACCATTGGAAGCCGCCGCTCAGTCAACGCGAGCTCGGCAGGCCCTGGACAATCTCGAGCCTGTGCACCGGTTTCACCATGCCGGAGTGGAAATCTTTCGTTATCCTCAAACCGTTCGACGCGCAAGCGCCCGAGGAGCCATCCGCACTACCATACAATCCGTAAAAGACGTCCAATTTGCCGGACGGGTCCTGGTCGATCCTCAGTCAAAACAACCTGTTCTGTACACCGAAAATCTTTTTTCCAAATTTGATGATGACCTGGCCGAATCCACTTGTCGAAAAATCTTAAAAGCCTCCGGACTCGGAATTAAACGAGTCCTGGAATATGCTCGCAATACCTTCTTTCTCGAAGCGCCTGAGGGCACAGGGCAGGAAGTGTTTGCCATAGCCGAGAGTCTCCTGCGGCATAAACATGTGGAGCTCTGTCACCCTGAACTTGTCAGACAAATGGGATGGCGCACAGCGTTCCCACAACAATGGCATCTGAAAAAGACCACGATTGATGGGACGGTCTATGATGCCCATGCCAACGTGGAGGCCGCCTGGGCACTCAGTGAGGGAGAAAATATCACTGTCGCAATCATTGATGACGGCATGGATCTTGATCACGAAGAGTTTGCCGGTTCAGGAAAACTTATCGCTCCTCGCGACGTCACACGCGCCACTGACGATCCTCGACCCGGCAGCCGGGATAATCATGGAACCGCCTGTGCAGGCGTCGCCACCGGCAACGGTTTTCATGGTGCCTCCGGGGTCGCTCCCAAAGCCGGATTGATGGCCATCCGTTATGTATCTCCGTTAGGCTCACAGGCCGAGGCCGATGCATTTATCTGGGCCGCCCAACATGGCGCGGACGTCATTTCCTGTAGCTGGGGGCCGGAGGATGGCGCCTGGTGGGATCCACGCGACCCGCTCCACCACACGGTCGTTCCCCTGCCGGATTCCACCCGTCTTGCTATTGATTGGACCGTCGCGAATGGACGCAACGGAAAAGGGTGTGTGATCACCTGGGCCGCCGGAAACGGCAACGAAAGTGTCGATAACGATGGTTATGCCAGTTATGAAAAAGTGATTGCCGTGGCCGCCTGCCACGCCAAAGGTAAAAGGAGTGCCTATAGCGATTTCGGCAAGGCCATTTGGTGTACCTTTCCCAGCAACGATACCGTTCTCCCCATCCCGGGAATCTGGACCACCGATCGCTCAGCATCAGCAGGATATAATCCCGGACAAGTCAGTCGAGGCGATGCGGCAGGCAATTATGTCAACGATTTTGGCGGCACATCAAGCGCATGTCCGGGTGTCGCAGGGGTGGCCGCCCTCATTCTCGCTCGCAACCCCTCCCTGCGATGGGATGAAGTCAAAGATCTGCTCAAACGCTCGTGTGATCAAATTGATCCAAGCGCTGGTAAATATGACACCAACGGCCATAGCACCTTATATGGGTATGGCCGGGTCAATGCCAAACGCGCGGTAGAATTGGCTGCACCGGCCATTCCGACTCCTACCACCGTTCATACTTCGACCGCCATCATTCCCATTCGCGACCTTCAAACGTCAAAGCTCTCTCTTCAAGTGGCCGAGACTACCCCGCTCACCTCCGTCAAAATCGGAGTGGATATTGAGCATTCGTATATCGGTGATTTGATCATTAAGGTGGTACCCCCCAATTCAACAGGAGTATCGTCCATTTTGCTCCATAATCGAATTGGAGGTGGCACAGACAATATCCACACCACCTATGACGTCACCACGACACCGGACCTCCTGGCATTCGTCGGCAAAAATCCAAAGGGAAAATGGTCCCTGACGGTTCAGGATAAAGAGAAACTTGATACCGGGCGCATCTTACAGTTCTCGGTGACCCTGGTTTTCTAAAGAAGTTGACCGGCATGGGGTGTGGGAGAGGGTATGCATGCATCGGCCACCCTTTGATATGTCCGTGGCCGATGCCATCTGACATGAAAATCGGACTCCTCACCGGGGACCATCTTAGAAAACTTGATCTGATCTAACGCTCCCAGTATATTTGCCAGACTGACCACCACATTCAAGAAAACAATCTCATCCCTTCGCTTCAATTTCGCGCTCACCCACCTTCCGCACCAATCTTGATCATTCCTCCTCACCCATAAAAATTTTTACCTACCAACAGTCATTGATCAACTTGGAATGATGTGACTTATTTTTTTCTCACATCAAAATCTGCGCCAACGATCACTCTTAGCACGTTTAAAGAGCATTGTTTGCATGCGTTATTAACACGGTCAAGTTCCAAGATAGACTGAAGAGCTTTAAGCGGTGATTCAACATTATTTCAAAGGAGGTTTTTATGGCCCAATCCCCGACTTCACCGGATTCTCCTATCGGTTCCACACCGGCAGACATTCCCCATTGGATCGAACACGTATTCGAAATGGGCATTTTTGCCAGCCGGTGGATACAAGCACCCTTATATGGTGGATTGATCCTCGCTGAAGTGCTCTATGCCTGGAAATTTCTGACCGAACTGTGGCACATGGTACATGAAATTGGCACCCTCACCGAAACCGTGTTTATGTTAGGAATCCTCACCCTGGTGGATATCACCATGGTGGCCAATCTGCTCACCATGGTCGTCATCGGAGGATATGCGACATTTGTCAGTAAAATAAGTCTGGAGAGTCATCCTGATCGACCGGATTGGCTCAGCCATATTGACCCGGGCACGATCAAAGTGAAACTAGCAGCCTCGTTGATTGGCATTTCCAGCATTCATTTACTTAAAGCCTTCGTCAACATTGCCAATGTGCCAATTGAGCACATTCAATGGCAAATCATCATTCATCTGACCTTTTTAGGCTCAGCCGTGTTGTTAGCCTGGACAGATAAAATCATGACCAAGGCGAAGAACCATTAACCGCTATGTGAATCTCGAAATATTTTTATGGGTGGCGGCCAACCGGCTGTGGCGATGGCCATAGAAGGCGTAGACCAGGAGTCCGATACATGTCCACGCCCCAAAACGAATCCAGGTAAGTGAGGGAAGAAAGAGCATAAGCCCAAAACATGAGAGTGTTCCCAACACGGGGATCCATGGCATCCAGGGAAGCCGGAACGGCCGTGGATGCTCCGGTTGGGTGACACGGAGCCACAGCACGCCAAGGCAGACAAGACAAAACGCAAAAAGGGTTCCAATATTCGTCATATCAGCGGCTTCTCCGATGGGGATAAACCCAGCGAGAAGCGCGACCCCTGATCCAGTCAGAATGGTGGACAGGGACGGAGTCTGATACCTGGAATGAATCGTCGCCAGGCGAGGACTGAGGAGACCATCTCGAGACATCGCAAAGAAGATCCGGATTTGCCCGAGCATCATGACAAGTAATACGCCGGTAATCCCGGCCAAAGCCCCAACGGCAACCAGGGCTGCGCCCCACCGGTATCCTGCTCGGCTGAGAGCGTCTGCCACAGGTGCATGAACATCAATGGTTGTTACAGGGACTAACCCCGTCAGAACGCCTGCCACGGAGACATAAATAAGCGTGCAGAATGCCAAGGATATCAAGATAGCCCTAGGAATGTCCTGCTGGGGGTTTCGAGCTTCTTCGGCCGCCGTCGAGACCGCATCGAAACCCACATACGCGAAAAACACAATGGCTGCGGCTGCTCCGACGCCGGATAGCCCATTAGGAAGAAACGGGGTCCAATTCTCGGCGTTCACCCCTCCTGCTCCAACAGCTAGAAAGAAAAGAATGACGAAAAGTTTTACGACCACAATCACTCCGGTGATCTGTGCACTTCGCTTGGTTCCCATCAAGAGTAGTCCCATCATCACAAGAGAGACGAGCACGGCCGGAAGATTGATCAGGCCACTGCGGCCTGTTTCTGGAGCATGAGCCAACAGATCCGGTAGTTCAATGCCCACCAACTTGAGAACATTGACAAAATACCCGGACCAGCCAATGGCCACAGCCGCACTCGCCACGCCATATTCCAAAATTAGATTCCACCCCACTAACCAGGCAATCACTTCTCCCAACGTGGCATAGGTATAGGAATACGCGCTGCCGGCCACTGGAATCATAGAGGCAAATTCCGCATAACAGAGCGCAGCCAGCGCGCAGACCATTCCCGAACCCAAAAAGGACAGGATGATGCCGGGCCCCGCACCCGGGCGATGGGAATTGCCGACCGTGGCCGTTCCTATTAAGACAAACACTCCGGTTCCAATAATGGCGCCGATCCCAAGCGCGACTAAATGCCACACAGTCAGATCCCGTCTTAACCCTAATCCATGGGAATCTTCGGAGCGCGGGTGGCTCTGTAAACGTTTCGTCCGAAATACTGAACGTTCCATCACACGTTCAAACATCGTTGTGGTTCGACTTTCCTTCCAAGATGCGGTTTTTATGCCTTAAGGAGAGAAACGGATAGGAAAAAAGAGATTTTCAATCCCTACCCACGACCCGACTTATGCTATAAATATGCCTGGTGTCAGCCCCCTGGATACAAGAAGCCCATTTGAAGCAGAAGGGCTTGTATATGAATTCTTTCTTCCTCAAGAATTGAAACTCTCAAGGAAAAAGCCCGGTTATCTTGTAAGACCCATGATTCTCTTGGAATGGCGTCATGCAGAAAATCATGCCCTCCCCGGCATGTCGGGTGAACCCACGCCATCAGCTTTTCCTCCACATAGGGTTTCTTCTACAATTCAATCTCCGGCTCACCTCCATCCAGTGCAGTCACGGCCGGGCAATGACGTCTATAAACGTAATCTGTTTAGTTGATTGTTCCTGCATAAGAATTTCCCATGAAAACCTCCGGACCTCACGAATCGTACAACCTGGATATTCAAACCCCTGCCGGAGATCTGACCGCGTCGGTTTCGGTACCGACCGGATTCATTCCCATTACCGACATTCTCCCCCTCATGCGATCCCTCGGAGAACAAGCTCACCAGCTGGCCATCGACAACACCACTCAAACCGGTGCCACCATTTCCTGTCAAAAAGGCTGTGCCGCCTGCTGTCGCATGATGATTCCCGTTGCCCCTCCGGAGGCCTTTGCGCTCCTGTCGGTTGTTGAGGCACTCCCTTCACCTAAAAAAGAGCGACTGCTTGAGCGATTTCAGACGGCTCAAAAGACCTTGCGTGAAGCGAGCCTGGAGGATGGGTTGCAACGATTGGCCTTTTCCGAAGATCAAGGCACCGACGAAGAACTGGAGCCTCTTAATCGCGCCTACTATGCGCTTCGAATGCCTTGTCCATTTCTGGAAGATGAAATTTGCTCAATCTATGAACAGCGTCCGTCCGCCTGCCGGGAATTGCTGGTCACTTCCCCTGCGGAACTTTGCCAAGACTTGATACGAAACCCCATCCAACTGATTCCTTCCCCGTTTCGAATCGGGACGGTTCTGAGCAAACTTTGGACGGATTGTTACCAGGGCCCGGTTCGTCTTATTCCCCTCCCCTTTGCACTGGACTGGGCCACAGTCCATAAAAGCCAGAACACCCGAACCTGGGCCGGGCCTGACCTGCTGAGCCGGGCCTTGAATGCCGCAGCGCAATATTTACAACGCCAATCCTCATAAGAGGCACAAATCCCCTCCTGTTTCATACACGAATCAAAGGTCCTACGTGCAGGCCTACCTGGCATCAACCAGCACCGGCAACAGAATGGTGGAAGCGGGATCAACCCTCTGCCTTTAAGATAGAAACCAATCCCGGACCTCCATGCAAACGCCGGAAAATTATGCTACGGAGACACTCCAAACCTGAACCAGAATTTTCAGGAAAAATGGACAAGATTTCTTTCATTGGACAGGATGTCTCTGCGCATGATGTTCTTACAAGAAATTTCACCGCCTTAACTCAAAAAAATGCAGGAATTCCTCCTGCACAGCAGAGCAAAATCTGGCATTACCTTTGCTGATATATCCAAGAGTAGTAAGCCATGACGGCTTACCTAACCTTTAAAGGAGGTGCTCCTGTGAACCAATCAAATCAAAAAGACCCCAAAAAGGGTATGCCAATCGGGAAACCGACTGCCGCCCCTAGCCCTGCTAAGCCACAACAAAATCCGGCCAAAAAGCCACTAGGCATATAGGTATCCGGACGATACCCGATACCTGCAATTCACAACCTTTTCCCATCAAGGAAAAGGCCCCACCTGTCCAGGTTTTGATTCGGGCGAACAACAAGAGGGGCCGGAATGGTTCGGCCCCTCTTCCTCGTTAAGAAAAACGACCTTCCGGACTGATAA
This region includes:
- a CDS encoding DUF4398 domain-containing protein produces the protein MENVIQSLKTGTLVLLFGTMLMACAEKPIQGTDSALQALQTAKQAGAEKYAPESLRVAEDEYQKAQEEIAAQDDTFVMTRNYDGANALLVKVVADAEKAKTEAIANRQLFKTEAEGAVVLAKTSLEEAKNLLAQAPTGKGTQADLQALRGDLQAAETTFAEIEAIMAMEDYIGVKAKAESVQALAARVNEQVAQAIQKTGKHKKA
- a CDS encoding TIGR00645 family protein; amino-acid sequence: MAQSPTSPDSPIGSTPADIPHWIEHVFEMGIFASRWIQAPLYGGLILAEVLYAWKFLTELWHMVHEIGTLTETVFMLGILTLVDITMVANLLTMVVIGGYATFVSKISLESHPDRPDWLSHIDPGTIKVKLAASLIGISSIHLLKAFVNIANVPIEHIQWQIIIHLTFLGSAVLLAWTDKIMTKAKNH
- a CDS encoding transglycosylase domain-containing protein, with the protein product MFPSAGPLDERRGYIRLPNMLSKLQKKGFVIQAQAHPSTELTTISNMGIPPIYRVKAQGGLHIVDSHGQDLFHHEDPKRVFPNFEAIPPLLVQTLLFIENRELLDPCCPYANPAVEWDRLGQAFLTQGIQLVKNDQNVPGGSTLATQLEKFRHSPGGQTSSLLEKAKQVTAASLRIYHDDVRTQEAQKHLVLDYMNSFPLGAYPGAGEVHGFGDGLSAWFHMDLNRFGQILAGADPASLEKMALAAATYKKGVSLLLALRRPSFYLTQIDALNEKTNTYLRLLTSAGIISPAMRDLALIYPLVFAPASSTNSSNTSFQDQKAPNFIRAHLQNLLGLPSLYALDHLDATVETTLDRDLQFRATTLLQQLADPAFVKGSQLTQPHLLAQGNPADIIYSLTLYERTPHGNLLRVQTDTLNQPLDMNQGSKMDLGSTAKLRTLVTYLEAIERLHHAYAGLSPQKLLEVNQQSLDPLSRWAITYLQTSSDQSLSGILKAALNRQYSASPTERFWTGGGLHTFANFNRADNGKVFTVREAFHHSVNLVFIRLMRDLVQYHTLAIPGSTAMVLKDPLNPIRRQYLQKFAQQEGRIFLYRFYDKYKGLPPEEAWQLVLSQTRLTPLRLAVLLRSIEPEKDVRTFTASLQKTFPTIKLSPEQADRLFTQTDPRVLSLADRGYVARIHPLELWTVAFLRKHPNSGKSELTNASEQELLEVYAWLFKTHRKAAQDSRIRLILEQEAFMEIHKAWKRVGYPFATLVPSLATAIGSSADRPAALTALMGILVNEGRKIPTVTIRQLHFAEGTPFETLVAPQEPDQEQVLNPLVAQILRQELIEVVEHGTAIGAKGALPPSEGMTISIGGKTGTGDHRQKVYERGYRLIESRPIARTATFVFLIDNRFFGTITAQVSGPQSGDFSFTSSLPVRIFRLFAPHLHAYVRPYSLEAKVRQSFQPQS
- a CDS encoding L,D-transpeptidase family protein, with the translated sequence MRGWGSGRHPAKRPAVWLAAGALIMLSFLIVAWWKADRLPEIFPPQLESLDRQAWSHGAEAYFPERYRAFHQDIIDLRTQWRREQTRWWPTTDIYTLQTTYQNLLQEGSTLLKTSTQQKFTRHQQLTTALESERRQVARLRALTGIFDVRRNLRTLSVTEGLLNQAASRLAQDSDKQAHILLRQARESLVPAEAHAISQMKRYGAVSQLATWTHWVTNTLDWSSRTGGTAIVVIKTSRHLVVYRNGKPLRRFSIDLGFSGLQDKLQEGDGATPEGQFRILQKKGPGSTKFHKALLLNYPTNAHRQRFQKAKNKGGLAAHRGIGGLIEIHGQQPDGNSTTNGCVALHNADMDAVFHLAAEGTPVTIVGALQPDNWVVKALGDITNHARQRIALSRDSLAVQHRYDHSKETF
- a CDS encoding S8 family serine peptidase: MLSYRYGGQNGKAFKLKTDEELVVVRTQSRRPLEAAAQSTRARQALDNLEPVHRFHHAGVEIFRYPQTVRRASARGAIRTTIQSVKDVQFAGRVLVDPQSKQPVLYTENLFSKFDDDLAESTCRKILKASGLGIKRVLEYARNTFFLEAPEGTGQEVFAIAESLLRHKHVELCHPELVRQMGWRTAFPQQWHLKKTTIDGTVYDAHANVEAAWALSEGENITVAIIDDGMDLDHEEFAGSGKLIAPRDVTRATDDPRPGSRDNHGTACAGVATGNGFHGASGVAPKAGLMAIRYVSPLGSQAEADAFIWAAQHGADVISCSWGPEDGAWWDPRDPLHHTVVPLPDSTRLAIDWTVANGRNGKGCVITWAAGNGNESVDNDGYASYEKVIAVAACHAKGKRSAYSDFGKAIWCTFPSNDTVLPIPGIWTTDRSASAGYNPGQVSRGDAAGNYVNDFGGTSSACPGVAGVAALILARNPSLRWDEVKDLLKRSCDQIDPSAGKYDTNGHSTLYGYGRVNAKRAVELAAPAIPTPTTVHTSTAIIPIRDLQTSKLSLQVAETTPLTSVKIGVDIEHSYIGDLIIKVVPPNSTGVSSILLHNRIGGGTDNIHTTYDVTTTPDLLAFVGKNPKGKWSLTVQDKEKLDTGRILQFSVTLVF